Part of the bacterium genome, ACATGAGCATGTCCATTTCACGGTCGGGGGGACTATCGGTTACTTCGAGCGCGAGGTCAATGAACCGGTCGGTCGTTTTGCCCATGGCGGACACGACAACGACAACATCATAGCCACTCTGCTTTTTTCTGATTACCCTGGCCGCGACCTTTTTGATCTTCACGGCATCGGCAACCGAGGACCCTCCGTATTTCTGAACAACGAGCGGTTTCATAAAGTAATAAAATCTCCAAGGAAAAGATTGAGCAGTTTATGTCCTTCGATCATACTGATCGAACCCGACTGGGCGGCGCGCTCGGAAAATGCTGTCATACCGTCTTTTTCCACACCGGGACCGTAATAGGCAAACGGCACAGGTTCCCGGGTATGCGTGCGTTTTTCAATTGGCGTTCGGTGATCGCAGGTAACAAGGAGCGCCATATCATTATGGTTTTTAACGGTATCCAGAACGGTACCGACAACTTTATGATCGAAATCTTCTATGGCCTTGATTTTCATC contains:
- a CDS encoding aspartate kinase codes for the protein MKPLVVQKYGGSSVADAVKIKKVAARVIRKKQSGYDVVVVVSAMGKTTDRFIDLALEVTDSPPDREMDMLM